The genomic region GTCCAGCTCGAACCGGGACTCGATCCATAGCCTTTCCAGTCTTTTGAGCTCGGCCCCGACCTCGGGGCCGGGCTTCATGCCGTGCGCGAGCAGGTCGGCCCCCGAGATGGGAAAATTCCGAGACCCCATGCCTTCGACCGTCGAAATCGCCTCGTTCATCCAGGCAATGGCGTGCTGGTCGAGCGCCGTCGCGAGCGCGATCGCCTGTGTCCTTCGCTCTGGATGGCGGTACGCCAGCTCCGCCCAGTTCGCCGCGCGCGCAAGCTCGAGAGCGGCGGTCAATTGGCCCAGGCTCGCCATCGTCGCATTGGAAAGACGCCACTCGACCCGCAAGGCAGCCACTTGCGCGCCGGTGAGTTCCATCGCCGCCAGGCGCATGTCGGCCGTTATGGGAAGCGGGAGCGCTTCCAGCCGCTCGAGTGCCTTGAGCGCTTGCGGGGAAAACAATGCCGCAGCCAAAACGCCCACCCGTACCATGGCGGCCAGCGTGGCCGCACATTTCGGCTGCGCCAGAAGCCGCATCATCTCGCTGCCCACTCTTTCCGCCGAAAGCGCCCCCAGCTCACCGGCGGCGCGCATGCAAGCAGCAAGTGCTTGCTCTTCGAGCCTCTGCTCTCCATGGCTGGCCGCAAAGCGGAAGTAGCGATAAACCCGCAGCCGGTCCTCCGCGATCCGGGCATCGGGGTCACCGATGAACCTCACCCGCCGCTCAAGGCAATCCTCCAGCCCGCCCAGCGGATCGAACAGCACGCCATCGACCCCGCAATAGAGCGCGTTCATCGTAAAGTCCCGCCGGCGCGCGTCCTCGGTCCAGTCGGTGCCGAACGCCACCCTGGCGTGGCGGCCGAACGTCTCGACGTCGCGCCGCAAGGTCGTCACCTCGACAGCCCTCCCGTCATGGACGAGCGTCACGGTGCCATGCTCGACGCCAGTAGGATGGGCACCCAATCCCGCCGCCTTGCCGCGTGCCAAAACCTCGTCGGGCGTGAGTTCGGTCGCCATGTCGATATCGGTCGATCCGCGCGGGCGCCCCAAAAGCGTGTCGCGAACGATGCCCCCCACCGCCCGCGTCCGGCCCATTGCGCCATCCAGGCAGTCGAACACAGGCCGGGCCGCATCCAGCCAATCGGCTTGCGCCAGGCGCGTCAGGGCTTGTTCACGCGACATGGCCGTCTCCAGCCAGAACCGTGTCCCGAAACCGGCGCGTCAGGTTGGCGGTGATCCCCCAGATCCTGTGGCCTTCGAAATCGATCTGCCAGCTCTCGCGTTTCTGGCCGCGATGGACGACACGGAACGTCTGATAGCTCGCTTCTTGGACCAGCATGTCGAGCGGCACCTCGAACACCGCATCGACCTCTCCCGGATTGGGGATAAAAGGGGCGCGCGGCTCGACGATCGCCACGACGGGCGTGATGAAATAGTTCGTCCCGGTGTAATAATAGGGCATGTACCCGAGCACCTGCGCGTCCTCGGGATAAAGCGCCACCTCTTCATTGGCTTCGCGCAGCGCGGCATAAGCGGCGTCGTGATCCTCGGGATCGATCCGTCCGCCGGGAAAAGCCACTTGCCCCGAATGCTTGCGCAATCCTCCTGATCGCCGGGTATAAAGCACGTTATAGCCCGATCCCCGCCGCACCAGCGCGATCAGCACCGCGGCGGGAACGGGCGGCTCGTTGCCCAACTCCTC from Pelagibacterium sp. 26DY04 harbors:
- a CDS encoding CoA pyrophosphatase, which translates into the protein MSSESDIRQIVTRLLPAPEPMPDAGDLVADFVLEELGNEPPVPAAVLIALVRRGSGYNVLYTRRSGGLRKHSGQVAFPGGRIDPEDHDAAYAALREANEEVALYPEDAQVLGYMPYYYTGTNYFITPVVAIVEPRAPFIPNPGEVDAVFEVPLDMLVQEASYQTFRVVHRGQKRESWQIDFEGHRIWGITANLTRRFRDTVLAGDGHVA
- a CDS encoding CCA tRNA nucleotidyltransferase encodes the protein MSREQALTRLAQADWLDAARPVFDCLDGAMGRTRAVGGIVRDTLLGRPRGSTDIDMATELTPDEVLARGKAAGLGAHPTGVEHGTVTLVHDGRAVEVTTLRRDVETFGRHARVAFGTDWTEDARRRDFTMNALYCGVDGVLFDPLGGLEDCLERRVRFIGDPDARIAEDRLRVYRYFRFAASHGEQRLEEQALAACMRAAGELGALSAERVGSEMMRLLAQPKCAATLAAMVRVGVLAAALFSPQALKALERLEALPLPITADMRLAAMELTGAQVAALRVEWRLSNATMASLGQLTAALELARAANWAELAYRHPERRTQAIALATALDQHAIAWMNEAISTVEGMGSRNFPISGADLLAHGMKPGPEVGAELKRLERLWIESRFELDRDGLLEQVRQP